The following coding sequences lie in one Vanacampus margaritifer isolate UIUO_Vmar chromosome 16, RoL_Vmar_1.0, whole genome shotgun sequence genomic window:
- the grxcr2 gene encoding glutaredoxin domain-containing cysteine-rich protein 2 encodes MEEPQRKSSQRHEGTKQRKVRFKLASSYSGRVLKHVYEDGQELDSPEETYPHSFLPHGTISPSHLEMEQLGGFQEPPSSQRHGAEPPTGLIAQRINVYRGMASYKAAAGHTKQTDGDAKSSTLDFGKIIIYTSNLRIVRSPARKADALRHVAAPPASPEGYPQARERGSRRRAKALATHVGAQEPGDCQVCGGSGRTPCSLCHGSKLSMLANRFNESINELRCQACYPHGLQRCQACAGKSPLLTSARTRRGGEPASQ; translated from the exons ATGGAGGAACCCCAGAGAAAAAGCAGTCAGCGACATGAAGGCACCAAGCAGAGGAAG GTCCGGTTCAAACTGGCGTCGTCGTACAGCGGGCGAGTCCTGAAGCACGTTTACGAGGACGGCCAGGAGCTGGACAGCCCCGAGGAGACGTACCCTCACAGCTTCCTCCCGCACGGCACCATTTCGCCAAGCCACCTGGAGATGGAGCAGCTAGGCGGCTTCCAGGAGCCTCCCTCGTCCCAGCGGCATG GTGCGGAGCCTCCAACAGGGCTTATTGCCCAGAGAATCAACGTGTACAGAGGAATGGCAAGCTACAAAGCTGCTGCGGGCCACACCAAACAAACAGATGGAGACGCTAAA TCGTCCACGTTGGACTTTGGGAAGATCATCATCTACACCAGCAACCTCCGCATCGTCCGATCGCCCGCGAGGAAGGCCGACGCGTTGCGCCATGTTGCGgcgccccctgcgtccccggaGGGCTACCCACAGGCCCGTGAGCGTGGCAGCAGGAGGCGAGCCAAGGCTCTTGCGACGCATGTGGGCGCGCAG gagcCGGGCGACTGCCAGGTCTGCGGCGGCTCGGGCCGCACGCCGTGCTCGCTGTGTCACGGCAGCAAGCTGTCCATGCTGGCCAACCGCTTCAACGAGTCCATCAACGAGTTGCGCTGCCAGGCTTGCTACCCTCACGGCCTTCAGAGGTGCCAGGCCTGCGCCGGCAAGTCGCCATTATTGACCAGCGCCCGTACCCGGCGTGGGGGGGAGCCGGCCAGCCAGTGA